One Candidatus Peregrinibacteria bacterium genomic region harbors:
- a CDS encoding S-layer homology domain-containing protein: MPILRLKIQRLMSLTFIFAFVITSLHVHASTNNSEIESEDLSGIISCDSTECSTRKSREDQPGNNDDSDIAQESPAQKEVPPEERDQGNIIEEQHEEVPFFDPDTSEIPPSQDDNGPIINGEIMYQDPSSSSQKNEKEDLSGVRDTREIGIGNDDGIRVFSDIENVDDEIRTAIQEIQKKEIIQGYADGTFRPDKEIIRAEFLKIVIKSAGEDIPKEGDYKNCFADVHEEWFAEYVCYAKERGWIKGYADGFFHPEWNVRLSEGIKILIEVNDIKIKDKDSSPWYLPYFELALNQGILKARDEDPERFITRGEMGLYVWRTDFLPSSVTTPSVNNSPRDEDLK, encoded by the coding sequence ATGCCCATACTTCGCCTGAAAATACAACGGCTCATGAGTCTTACATTTATATTTGCTTTCGTGATCACATCACTTCATGTCCATGCTTCTACAAATAATTCAGAAATAGAGAGTGAAGATTTAAGTGGCATCATTTCGTGTGATTCAACTGAATGCTCAACTAGAAAAAGTAGGGAAGATCAACCCGGAAACAATGATGATTCCGATATTGCTCAAGAATCTCCTGCTCAAAAAGAGGTTCCTCCAGAAGAGAGAGACCAAGGTAATATTATTGAGGAGCAGCACGAGGAAGTCCCATTTTTCGATCCTGATACCTCGGAAATACCTCCTTCTCAAGATGATAATGGTCCTATTATCAACGGTGAAATAATGTATCAAGATCCTTCCTCCTCATCTCAAAAAAATGAGAAAGAAGATCTTTCAGGAGTTCGTGATACTCGAGAGATAGGGATTGGAAACGATGATGGGATACGCGTTTTTTCTGATATTGAAAATGTTGATGATGAAATTCGAACGGCAATTCAAGAGATACAAAAAAAAGAAATTATTCAAGGCTATGCGGATGGGACTTTTCGTCCAGATAAAGAGATAATTCGCGCAGAGTTTTTAAAAATTGTCATTAAAAGTGCGGGAGAAGATATTCCAAAAGAGGGCGATTATAAAAATTGTTTTGCTGATGTTCATGAGGAATGGTTTGCAGAGTACGTGTGTTATGCGAAAGAGCGCGGATGGATAAAAGGATACGCAGATGGATTTTTTCATCCAGAATGGAATGTGAGACTCAGTGAAGGAATAAAAATTCTCATCGAAGTTAATGACATAAAAATCAAAGATAAGGATTCGTCCCCTTGGTATCTTCCCTATTTTGAGCTCGCGCTTAACCAGGGAATTTTAAAAGCAAGAGATGAAGATCCTGAGCGATTTATCACGCGTGGAGAGATGGGATTATATGTATGGAGAACGGACTTTTTGCCAAGTTCTGTTACGACTCCAAGCGTCAATAATTCTCCTCGTGATGAAGATCTGAAGTAG